GGCTACTGAAGACGAGGGTGGCGTATATCGCGGACTCGAGTTATTTGCACAACAAAGAGGAAAGTCAGTATTCAAAGGCGATGGACTAGGAATCAATAAACAGGATTTGACCGACTGGTTCACCTTCTGGGATCAAATGCGTAAAGACGGCTTAACTCCACCTGCAGACATTCAATCAGAACAAGGAGATAAAGCACAGGAGCAATCTATGCTTGCGCTTGGTAAGGTTGCGATGATTAGCAAAAGCTCCAATCAGCTGAAAATTTATCAAGGCTCTGCAAAAGACGAGTTGGCCATTGTTAGCTATCCTATGGACCCAAATGGCGAGAAAAAGGTTCCACTGATTGTCGCATCATTGGGAATATCCGCAAAGACAAAACATCCCAAGGAAGCAGCAAAGCTGATCAATTTTGTTGTTAACGATCCGGATGCTGCGAAAATATTTAAAGGCGAGCATGGTCCACAAGCTTCTAAACAAATGCAGGAAGTAATCAAACCTCTTCTTGGAGAACCGGAGAATAAGGAATATGCATTTGTTGACGAAATGATCCAATCATCCAAGCCATATCCATCTATGCCGAGTAATAGTACATCTGTACAGAAGCTTTTGCTGTCCACTAACCAAGCCATTGCCTTTAAACAAAAGACCATTTCACAAGCTGTGGATGAATTCTTTTCACAGGCTGAACAAATTTTAAACCGATAAGTCAATTTTATAAGAGCAAAAGCTCATGAAATAAAAATCTTGAGCTTTTGTTCTTAAAAAAGGAGTTCAAACAATGTTGAATTTATTTGACCAAAAACGGTGGTCATCGATAATTCCATACCTCTTTCTGGCGCCATGGCTAATAGGATTGGTGGTGTTTAGTGGCTTTCCGTTTCTAAGTTCTTTGTACCTTTCATTTACAAATTACAATTTCGTATCTTCACCTAACTGGGTTGGATTGAAAAATTATCTGACCATGTTTACCCAGGATCCACAG
This Neobacillus sp. YX16 DNA region includes the following protein-coding sequences:
- a CDS encoding sugar ABC transporter substrate-binding protein, yielding MKLKKFLLLFMSTILFFGLAACSSKETKSGASDSKEIVELRVSWWGGQARHDKMNELFDLFEEKNPNIKVSREFTVENQYAEKFTTQAAGGNAPDVMQTSSFFQFDFVKRNMMLDLGTLVDSGDINVKDLDPVDIEGGKVNDKLYAISLGHNITGVLYNKTMFEKAGLELPKNNWTWDEYVETAKALQKSLGKDAWATEDEGGVYRGLELFAQQRGKSVFKGDGLGINKQDLTDWFTFWDQMRKDGLTPPADIQSEQGDKAQEQSMLALGKVAMISKSSNQLKIYQGSAKDELAIVSYPMDPNGEKKVPLIVASLGISAKTKHPKEAAKLINFVVNDPDAAKIFKGEHGPQASKQMQEVIKPLLGEPENKEYAFVDEMIQSSKPYPSMPSNSTSVQKLLLSTNQAIAFKQKTISQAVDEFFSQAEQILNR